In Oncorhynchus gorbuscha isolate QuinsamMale2020 ecotype Even-year unplaced genomic scaffold, OgorEven_v1.0 Un_scaffold_2178, whole genome shotgun sequence, the DNA window TTGGTCATGACAGAACACTGAAATTCCTGTCTTGCacgaaatcacacacagaacaagcagtatggctggtggcattgtcatgctggagggtcatgtcaggatgagcctgcaggaagggtaccacatgagggaggaggatgtcttgcAGGAGgatgagattgcctgcaatgagaaaagctcagtccgatgatgctgtgacacaccgcctcagaccatgacggaccctccacctccaaatcaatcccgctccagagtacaggcctcggtgtaacgctcattccttcaacgataaatgtgaatccgaccatcacccctggtgagacaaaaccgcgcctcgtcagtgaagagcactttttgccagtcctgcctggtccagcaacggtgggtttgtgcccataggcgacgttgttgctgggggtgatgtctggtgaagacCTGCCTTTACAAAAGGCCtataagccctcagtccagcctctctctgcctattgtggacagtctgagcactgatgaagggATTGTATTTTCCTGGTGTAAcccgggcagttgttgttgccatcatgtacctgtcccgcaggtgtgatgttcggatgtaccaatcctgtgcaggtgttgttacacgtggtctgccactgcgaggaggatccgctgtccgtcctgtctccctgtagtgcttaggtgtctcacagtacggacattgcagcttattgccctggccacatctgcagtcctcatgcctccttgcagcatgcctaaggcatgttcacgcagatgagcagggactctgggcatctatcttttggtgtttttcagagtcagtagaaaggcctctttagtgtcctaagttatcataactgtgaccttaagtgcctaccatctgtaagcagTTAGTGtattaacgaccgttccacaggtgcatgttcattcattgtttatggttcattgaacaagcatgggaaacagtgtttaaaccctttacaatgaagatctgtgaagttatttggatttttacgaattatctttgaagacagggttctgaaaatgtatgtttctttttttgctgagtctaCATGTGTAAGTAATATAAGTAATATGTGGTTTTCATGACTGTGGGCCTGAAACACATCACGTGTCAGTAATGATGGTGGGATGACTGGGATGTCAATGTTTGATGGTTTATCAGTGTGGAGTGTGTGGGGGGATACTTTACATACTATGCTAGATGTAGTGCAGTACACACAAAGAGAACAGTAGTGAGAGGTCTCACCTTAACCCGACAtcatctgtccatccatctctctctcactctctccatctgtcaCCCTCTCTTCATtgtttttattttctctctcttcacttctctctctctccttctttctcccatccctccctctttttcaTTATACTGATGGGCTCAGACCAGCTGACAGGGAGATTCCTCAGAGTCGGTCTAATGGTCCAGATATAACCCATACTGCCATATTACCATACCAACCTGTCACTACCACCTCCAtgactgtcagccaatcagccactCAACTTTTTGACACAGTCCACCTAGAGAGCAGGCTGTCAATTACTTACATCACTGTGGGAGTTACAACTTTAGTCCGTTATAACTTTAGTCAGTTACTACTTTAGTCCGTTACAACTTTAGTCCGTTATAACTTTAGTCAGTTACTACTTTAGTCAGTTATAACTTTAGTCAGTTACAACTTTAGTCTGTTACAACTTTAGTCTGTTACAACTTTAGTCAGTCACTGGATACAGGGCAACACATTTGAACTGTATGAGTCTTTATGACAGCTTATAGCAAAGTGTTATTGTGCACTGTATATGCATTATTTGTCACTTTAAATGCGCTTAAATTTAATCATAATATTTTTACCAAAAAGAAAATGTTTCTCACACTTTTCACATACGAAATCGGGTGTATTGAATAACATAGTGTGCTCTGTTGGaattctgtgtgtttatatcgCAGATCCGATTGGCTGAGGTGGAGCAGGCGTCTCTGATGTCAGAGCAGTTGTCTGACAAGTCATCATCACTGGCCCTTCCTGATGATCTTAGTCTGGACGACCACAGTGACTACCAGCTCCTGGTCAGGGACGGCAAGGTGGGGCGTGCACACGCACAGACTTACTCTCATTGACACAAAACATGTGCACACACTGAGAAACTATATACTTTTTGTTTTTGCATAATTCAACTGCTTACACACATGAACACATTCTATCACacactgcatcccactgcatTAACTGCTTGATTAGCGAATCAATGCTCCCGTGTGTGTTTCACCATGTGCCGTAGGCAGGCTAGGGCGACGGGTCTGTGTTTGttggtgtctgtgtgcctgtgtgtgtgcgcgtatgtgtgtgtgtgcgtgcatgtaagCAAGaccgtgatgtgtgtgtgtgcatgcgtgcgtgtgcgttcgtgtgtgtgtgagcatgattgtgatgtgtgtgtgtgtgtgtgtgtgtgtgtgtgtgtgtgtgtgtgtgtgtgtgtgtgtgtgtgtgtgtgtgtgtgtgtgtgtgtgtgtgtgtgtgtgtgtgtgtgtgtgtgtgtgtgtgtgtgtgtgtgtgtgtgtgtgtgtgtgtgtgtgtgtgtgtgtgtgtgtgtgtgtgatcatccCGTCTCCTCTAAGCTGTTTCATCTGGTTTACCTTATTGCTTTTCTCTATTGAAACTAATTTGATATCCAATCTAAAACGAGGCACTGTGGAGCTTGCAATTACTTTAGTTTGGAAGAATATATTACTAATCAACAGATGTATTGACTGAAGAGAGATGAAGTATCAAATAGTAggacattttaaaatgtataaaattCTCTAAATTGGAAAAATATCCCATGGTGGTTTTTATTAAAATTATATTTCATTGGTATCAATATTTCATTTGGTAATTTCTTTTCACAATTAACACTATTTCCTTTTAGACATTTGCTTTACCACAGACAAcgcttttgttgttgttattgttgttgttgttgctgatgtTGGCTAGTTAGCTAGTGTGCCCGGCTAACCCTTAATGAATGGTGCTATCAGCTAACAAAATGGTAGTCTTTCCAAATATTAACAACAAGAACAAGCATTCAAGTACAACCACCTTTGGCTCTAAGTTATGCCTATTTCAATGCTAATATGCTAGTGTGGTAGTTGAACTCTTTTAACATGCTACACCAGGGGTAGCCTCATTTGGTTAATACACTTCAAATGCTAATAGATGTTAGCTGCCCGGAGATAGAATGTTACATGGTCATTCACTCGAGATAGGGCTAGCCCTTATAGCCATAGCAACAGATGCTTATTGATTTCTAATAATGCTAGCAGTAGTACCTGGAACTTTACAGATGATATGTGAGTGTTAATTGAAGTCATCCTGATAtactccccctccccccatctctttctctctataggaggagagagggagcagtgacTCCCACAGTTCTGAGGAATTGAGGGGGATTCAGGCTGGGTGTGGAGGGCGTTGGGGGCACGGAGGTTCTCGACCCCACAGCAGAGGCCCTGAAGATGGGGTAGGATTCCTGCTAGAGGTGGGTGCCCAGCCCCAGTTCCAGAGCCAGTCTCTCCAGTTCCTCCACCACAACAGAGGTAACCTTGTTCTCCTTTTTCTTCCCATCTCATTAGAACTTGTGAAATCTGATGGatatgtgtgcatacattacCAGTTGACATTTTCATCTTGTGGTTTATGCTCTTGGTATTTATTTAACTGACTGTGTTTAGTGATGATCACATGACTTTGCAATGACATTGAAATGATCATTTCATTCAGAAGGTTTTCCTTCCCATCTCTCATGCTcagatgtgtgagagagaaaattACGTTTTCTCCGTATTCACACAGTTGATTACACCGACATCCCAATGTTAATTAACTAAAAGACAGATGGGCAGGCATACACAAAGACATTGATTAACGACATTCAATGACATGCCTATCCTTCCTCTCACCATAACATTAGCGTTATACAGCTGGATGGAtgactggatggatggataaatggatagATAACCCATGCTCATTCTACATGCAACATTTATATCTTTCTATAGATAATAACTGTATGTCAACAGATGGTGATGGCCATCACAGTGACCAGGTTGGCAGTGTCGGATGTAGaggttcctcctctcctctcttccatctccctGTGGAGTTCTTTCACCCCGCCACAGCCACAGCGGTCCCCCCACCCATCCACAGGACGGGGTAGACCCAGGGGGGAGAGAGGCATCCAGGCTGCCATCCCCAGCCTCCTGGTCCTCTTTGCGCTCCCCAGGGGCCAATAGCAGTGTCCTAGACTCCCCAGGGGCCACCAGCAGAGTCCTAGACTCACAAGGGGCCAAAAGCAGGGTCCTAGACTCCTCAGGGGCCAACAGTAGGGTCCTAGTTTCCCAGGTAAGAGGTTATGGGGTCATATTGGTAGAGGGAGTATTCATGTAGTGAAATGTACACTgggtgtacaaaatattaagaacaccttcctcatattgagttgcacccccaggTGTGTCAGGTTGGCtgtatgtcctttgggtggtggaccattcttgatacacacaaatcaaataaaaattgtattggtcacatacacatggttagcagatgttattggtcacatacacatggttagcagatgttattggtcacatacacatggttagcagatcaACTAGAAATGCCTTGGAGATGGACCGTATATTCAGGTGTGTGCTATCATGTAGTGTCGTATATGGACTTCAGTGTAACAGCCATGGGTGTTATAATGGTAGAATAAGTC includes these proteins:
- the LOC124025112 gene encoding voltage-dependent T-type calcium channel subunit alpha-1I-like, producing MTGAVVDHSGVTPPHRGGERHEGHRRHHRQKLYSPAQVCAQESQWLDSVSLLIKDSFEGEMLMIDNLSGSVFHHYSSTSSPVWKDYKVNLQEIRLAEVEQASLMSEQLSDKSSSLALPDDLSLDDHSDYQLLVRDGKEERGSSDSHSSEELRGIQAGCGGRWGHGGSRPHSRGPEDGVGFLLEVGAQPQFQSQSLQFLHHNRDGDGHHSDQVGSVGCRGSSSPLFHLPVEFFHPATATAVPPPIHRTGSVLDSPGATSRVLDSQGAKSRVLDSSGANSRVLVSQHPSHSDSSLATGSSEGSLQTTLEEGLSFSVSPPRGDLGLSLALPLLCPLPSLTSTKHDKPPDRWVTPQ